From the Hemicordylus capensis ecotype Gifberg chromosome 1, rHemCap1.1.pri, whole genome shotgun sequence genome, the window AAACAGTCCACTTAGTGTCTCTGACTGGAATGTATTTCTCTCTCAGCGGTTGTATCATAAGCACATAATCCTTGGGAGGCTTTTATTGGAACTCACTACTTTATGTTTACTGTTAATCTTCAGGTCTTGTGTCCATGTTACGCCCTGGGTATatgtgtataaaaatgttttatacTTGTGGAtattttacccctgctaactgagcaaagaggcaccttttaaaagtggcgattctcttctgttgagtagtagtgtgcatggttcggtccggcacactgttacagacctccggaccggttcgacagtccggcggtccggatgggtgggggcctgttactttaagcgggggtgtgtgtggtggtggtagtacttcccccccccaccgctcttccccctccggcactgttctgtttaaacatcttcttggggcggcagagttcctccctgccgcccctgcccccatcgttattcctgaaggcttaaaagagaTAAGCGCTAGCAGCGCGCATGTGCCTGTGACGCTGGCGCGCGCACGCCACATACGTCACGTGATGTATGCgcctctgccagtctgttaatacaatactgagctagatagaccaagggtctgactcagtctatggcagcttcctatgctcctaaatatggcaggcaacagaagaagaatcagtcaaggctctaacaaaactatgccagcaaatctggagagcgacacagtggccaacagattggaagaggttagtctacatacccataccaaagaaaggagactgaacagactgcacaaaccactgcacaatatccttaatgctcaggatcatccaataaAGATTGGAGGCCTACacagaaagggaaatgccggatgttgaagctggtttcagaaaaggctgaggaacaagaaacatcactgctgatgcatgctggataattgagaaagccaaagaacaccaaaaagaagtcaatatgtgctttattgactacagaaaagtatttgattgtgttgaccatgtcaagttgtggaatatccttaggaaaatgggaatcccagaacatctcattgttctcatgagaaacctatacacaggacaggaagccacagtccagacagcaCATGGTTGAaagagactggttccagattggcaaaggagtaagccaaggctgtctactttctcgttctgtattcaacttatatgctgagcatatactgagagaaactggattggaagaagatgagcatggttttaaagttggaataagaaacatcaataacctgtgctgcACTGATGACACaactctgatagctgaaaatgcggatgatctacaagctctagtaatgaaagtcaaggtgaaaggcacagtgaaaaaatgggactgcaactaaatataaagaggactaaactaatgacaacggatacagcaaccagcctcagaattgataatgaagtcattgaagtggtggatagtttctgccttttaagatcgaccatcaacagtaaaggatccagcagtcaagaaatacgccgcagactagcacttggtagggtttcaatgaaggccttggaaaggatatttagaggctgtgacatgtctatacctacaaagattagaattgtccggacaatggtttttcccattatgccaagatccagctcccttgaaaagtccataatgctgggaaaagttgaaggaaagagaagaagaggacggccagcagcaaggtggatggactcaatgatgacagcaatgaatgccccactgagataccttaaaggctgagttgaagacagaacatcctggagagaatctttccatgtggtcgctaagagtcaacactgacttgacagcacaatcaatcaatcaatcaatgacccAGAACTCAAATGGATGCAGAATCCAATCCAAGGAATACAGGAAGTGATCAGCATGGACCAGGCCAGTAGCCCTTGGTGATGCACACAGGCCTGATCCGCAGCTGAAACAAGCACCCAAAGAGGGAACCATGAAGGTTCTCTGGTGAGCAAGCCTCTCCCAGCCACTCCACACAGGCTCCATCATCTGGAGAAGGAATTCCAGGGCCAATGGCGGCATGAACAGAGGAGTTCCAGGAGCGGAGAGGAGCCTGAGCCCTCTCTGGCGGCCAGCAGGTCAAGAAGAGCCACCAGAAGGCCCCCTTCGCCGCCCTGGCCTGCTTGCTCTTCATAGATTTGGCTCTGAGCATGGAATACTAGGCTACCTAGGAAGCTCCTGCcttatataccgagtcagacccagCTCGGTGGTCCCCGACTGACAGCGGGCGGGTCTTCTTCTTCCCCGGGCAGCCCTGCCCGGGAAtatgattgctgctgctgccgccgccgctgccagggCTGGGACCGACCCGGGGCTTTCTGCACGCGGCATGCagcgcactgactggcagcgcctCTGGGCCTGAGCgaccacagccccccccccccggcaagagGAAGATCCTGCCGGGCAGGCGCCCCTCCCTGGGTGAGATTTACTCAGGGgatttggcggggtggggggtgtggggtgggtggggggcgttATCCACCCCGCTCCTTGGTTGGCGGGGCTCAAGACCCGGCCTGGAGCAGCCACTTCGCGTCCTCCGGTGCCTGAAAGGGCGGGCCtatcgcggcggcggcggcggcggcggcgtggaGGAAGAAGCCGGCCACCCCGGAGAACCGCCTCGCGAAGAAAGCGAGCGGCGTGGAGGAACCTCCGGATTAGCAGAGCGCAAGCCAGGCAAGGCGGACTTCTCTGCTCCCAGGGCgattctggactacaactcccatcagccccagccgcCAATTGTAGGCCAGCAACCGCCGGCAAGACTCGGATTGGCTGCCTGGCTGGGGTGGAACCAGGCGGGGCAGGTGTCACGTGACCACGCCCAGGCTAGCGATGCGCCCTGTCATGGCGGCGCCCAGCCGGGCCGCGGCTTCCTCTCCCGggtggccgctgctgctgctgccgccgctcctCTGCTTGGCCCTCCTCGGGCCGGACCCGCTGCAGGCCGGGGGCGCGGGGGCGGGCCCGGGGGCGCCGGGCAGGCGAGGCGTGCCGCCGACCGGCCCTGGTCCGGCTCCCTCCTTGCAGGTCTGCGGCGGCGCCTGCTGCGCGGGCGGGGTGCGGGCGAGCTCCGCGGTGGCCGCCCTCTGCGGCTCCCGGGGGGGCGCCAGGCTGCAGGGCCGCTGCTGTCTGGACGGGGCGCTGGAGCGGgaggaggccgccgccgccgtcgtCGTCGTCGGGTGAGTGGCCCGTCGGTGAGATTCGGGCTCGCCCTCTCCCCGCGCCCTCGCAGGCAGGAGCCCCGGAGGGAGGGCTCCGCATCCTCCTGCCCTGGCCCCGGGGCCGCCCCTGGGAGAGAGGCAGAAGGCGAAGATCCGCCTGGCCCCGCTCACGGCTCGCCTGGGGGTGCCCGCCTGGGgtcgcctgcctgccttcctcggCGGCTGTCAAGAGGCACGCGCACTCCTGCTGCAGGCGACTCCCCCAGGGCCAGAGTGGCGCTTGGCTTTCCCTGCTGGGTGACTGGTGGCCCTGCTCGAAGGGCCCCTTAAAAGGCCGTGAGCCAGGAGGAGCCTCGCCTAGAGCAGCTCTGCCGGCttggtggctgtggggagggagcctGGCCCCCCCCCCGTCACCCAGTCCTGCTGCAGCCAGACATGGCTCTGCGCTGCCCCCCAGGGgcacccctcttctccccccacccagggcAGCACCCTCTGGAACACCGGGCCCAGACAGAGAAGAGgtttgcccagcccagcctggagacTGAATCGGGAGCCATATGTGCAAAGCAGGGCCTCTACCCCGACATACACTCCTGAGTCTTCAGACAATGAATGTGCACGAATGGCTGAGCTGGTCGCTCTGGGCTGGCTCATGGGAATCCTCTGGCAGGATGAAGTTGCCACGGGGATCTTCCCCACCTCTGGTGCAATTCCTCCAAATTGCAGCGGGGAAGCGGAGTGCAAAAGGGCCAGGGCAGGATGGAGGACGGCTGGGCCTTTTGCTAAGTGCAGGCTGGTGCAGCTgtgccttcctccttcctctctagaCTGGACCTGTGGAACTGCTCGCTGCGTGAGCTCTGTCCCGGCTTCCGGGAGGCTCGCACTGCTGTCCTCATGTGAGTCTCCCGCTCTGCTGCTTTgggctggtgccccccccccccccgctggtgcaGAATCTAGGGGTGCTGCCCATGTCCAGCTATAGGAGCTGGGAGGGGCTGGGGCGAGAGGCACCTTGGGGGTCTTAAGCAGAAGAGGCCTGGAGTGGGGCCGTTTCCACCTTGGCTTGAGCTGCTGTTGAATCCCTGTGGCAAGGATGCGGCCACAAAGCACATCCCCTGGATGGAGGGGGCTGGAGGCTGGAGTTCAGGCCTGCGGCCCCTTCTCAGGCCGGGaggcagatggtcttcccagGCTGCTCTTGGTCCTGGATTGGGGCAGCCCAAGCACAGCAAGCGGAGCCATCCGGGTGACCAGTCCCCGCGCCCCTctcttgtggggggtgggagctgGGCTGACGGCCGGGGTGCTCcgggcccctcctcctcctcctcctctttcctcttgTGCATGCAGCGACCTGACGGACAACCCGTTGGCCCATCTCCCGGAGGACACGTTCCGGGGATTCACCCAGCTGCAGACCCTGTgagtgccagggagggagggtgccctGGCGGGCAGGGAAGCCTCTCTCCCGTGGGCTGGAGGCGGTCCCTGCTCCTCCCCGCGCCTGGAATGTGGCTTCTGGCCTCAGCAGCCTCCCGCCTGGCCCTGACAGCCCTGGCCTCTCTCCCCCCAGGCTTTTGCCCCCAGAGCTGGGCTGTCCTGGAGGCGGAGCCGCGTGGGACGCCGACACCATCCGTGGGAGCAGCCGGACCTGCCAAGGCCAGCAGAGCCCCTGCAACGGCTCAGAGGGCCCCGGTACGGGGCCAGTGGGCGGGGCTTGCACGCACGCTCCGGTGCTGGGGGAGGCGGGCGTCTCTGGGGCAACCAGCCGGGCAGTTCCCGCTGCCAGTTGCAATCCCACCGTGGCCAGCCGGGGCAAGACTGGAACTGGCCCGGCATGTGGGAGGGAACCGTGCTGAGCAGCAGGGGCCTCCCggacgcacccccccccccggcatgccttttgcttgccatggcatggaTGACTGCTGTGTGTGCTCGAAGGTCCTCCGGATCCTGCCCGGcagagctctcctcctccttcctgcgcCCCACCAGACCCCCCCCCATCTCCTGCTTGTTTGGGGTTCtgacctgcggggggggggctcaggctGCCAGGGCCCTGCCATGAGAACCGCGAGGTGCACCACGGCAGCCTGCAGGCTTGCTGCTCAGCTGCTGCTTGTGCCTCGAGGGCTGGTCGGTTCCGGCAGAAGGAAGCCAAAGGGCCACTCTCAAGGGGAGAGCCCGCTTGCCCGCTTCGGGGCCCAGCTGCACAAGATGCTTGCCACGTGCCTCTTGGTACTCCTGCTTTTCCTTAATAGTGGTTGCAGCGTGAGGGGCATCCAGTCTGGgaccttggggtggggggcggcaggGGCACTTTAACCCTGGGCCCCGATCCAGAGGGGgtccccccccagctgctgttcAAGAGGCACGCTGGCGACCTCGTCGCGTTTGAGCCTGAACCGATGGGGCCTCGCAGCTCTGATGCCAGGAGTGGCGTGGAGCGGAGGTGGTGGGCCCAGGAGAGTGAGGGGGCACTCTTTTCTGTCCTCCTGCAGCTGAGCTGTGCCCAGAGGCCTCCCTTTGTGCCCCTGACGGGCCCGGCCTGCCCCAGCAGTGCCTCTGTGCCAATCCGTTCCACGGCTACAAGTGTCTGCGCCAGGTGAGCTGACCACGGAGAGTGGCgtggtgggcagagggagggagcagccgAGAGGCAAGCCtggagggggcaggcagagggCCCCGCTCCTGGCCCCACCGCAGCAGCCTGCCCCATGGCAGGAGCCGGgcccagcagaagcagcagccgccgccgccccgggCCCGTCCTCCGTGCTGGAGCAAGGCCCGAGGGGGCGGTGGGGAGCCCGGGACTTCCTGCCAGCCTGGTGCGGAGCTCCGGGGGGACTGGCCTCCTCTTCCCAGGTGTCTCCCCTTCTGCCTTGCAGGGCTCCTTCCCATACCTGCTGTTCTACGGAAGCCTGGGAGGCGCCACGGCTGCCCTCTCCACCCTGCTCTGGGCAACCCAGCGGCGCAAGGCCAAGTCCTCGTAGTGGCCTCTCCAGCCTCCTGGCCCGCCACTttccctgcctgctg encodes:
- the ATRAID gene encoding all-trans retinoic acid-induced differentiation factor, whose product is MRPVMAAPSRAAASSPGWPLLLLPPLLCLALLGPDPLQAGGAGAGPGAPGRRGVPPTGPGPAPSLQVCGGACCAGGVRASSAVAALCGSRGGARLQGRCCLDGALEREEAAAAVVVVGLDLWNCSLRELCPGFREARTAVLIDLTDNPLAHLPEDTFRGFTQLQTLLLPPELGCPGGGAAWDADTIRGSSRTCQGQQSPCNGSEGPAELCPEASLCAPDGPGLPQQCLCANPFHGYKCLRQGSFPYLLFYGSLGGATAALSTLLWATQRRKAKSS